In one window of Acidimicrobiales bacterium DNA:
- a CDS encoding SDR family oxidoreductase, producing the protein MGMNDGRVAIVTGAGRGIGREHALLLAAEGAQVVVNDLGGSPDGSGADTGPAQEVVEEIEGRGGEAVANTDDISSWAGAERLIAQALDTYGRLDVLVNNAGILRDRMLANMTEAEWDAVVQVHLKGTFAPSHFAAAHWREQVKAGEEVDGRIVNTTSASGIYGNVGQTNYGAAKAGIAAFTIIAAKELARYGATVNAVAPGALTRLTESIGMGRLPDEAKETMSPRHIAPVVCWLASPLSRHVTGRVFDVSGRMISVAEGWHRGPTMEDPSDDPMLLGALIDDLVKDARPNADMQGFDEA; encoded by the coding sequence ATGGGGATGAACGACGGACGGGTGGCCATCGTCACCGGAGCCGGCCGCGGCATCGGACGGGAGCACGCCCTGCTGCTGGCCGCCGAAGGCGCGCAGGTCGTGGTCAACGACCTCGGCGGCTCGCCGGACGGCAGCGGCGCCGACACCGGTCCCGCCCAGGAGGTCGTCGAGGAGATCGAGGGCCGGGGCGGCGAGGCGGTGGCCAACACCGACGACATCAGCTCGTGGGCCGGCGCCGAGCGTCTGATCGCCCAGGCCCTCGACACCTACGGCCGACTGGACGTGCTGGTGAACAACGCCGGCATCCTCCGCGACCGCATGCTGGCCAACATGACCGAAGCCGAGTGGGACGCGGTCGTCCAGGTCCACCTCAAGGGCACCTTCGCGCCGAGCCACTTCGCCGCCGCCCACTGGCGGGAGCAGGTGAAGGCCGGCGAGGAGGTCGACGGCCGCATCGTCAACACCACGTCGGCTTCGGGCATCTACGGCAACGTCGGCCAGACCAACTACGGGGCGGCCAAGGCCGGCATCGCCGCGTTCACGATCATCGCCGCCAAGGAGCTCGCCCGCTACGGCGCCACCGTCAACGCCGTCGCACCGGGCGCGCTCACCCGCCTGACCGAGTCGATCGGCATGGGCCGGCTCCCCGACGAGGCCAAGGAGACGATGTCGCCACGGCACATCGCACCCGTCGTGTGCTGGCTCGCCAGCCCACTGTCGCGGCATGTCACCGGGCGGGTGTTCGACGTGTCCGGGCGGATGATCTCGGTGGCCGAGGGTTGGCACCGCGGCCCGACGATGGAGGACCCGTCCGACGACCCCATGCTGCTCGGCGCCCTGATCGACGATCTGGTCAAGGACGCCCGACCGAACGCCGACATGCAGGGCTTCGACGAAGCCTGA